Proteins found in one Candidatus Anaeroferrophillus wilburensis genomic segment:
- a CDS encoding divergent polysaccharide deacetylase family protein, which produces MNKGSYRPHQFRFWLGIGTALLAIVLLVIFLVVARDHSQQPVAGKYPRESFSLPTGSRQVLVPVDALMRHYLPQGHVDRSSEWVSRGSHRWQLIRWQGVYGPTADMDLFLAACRKMVDQWPAGYDLLSYVDQHKTYFLLFLDRGELVGTLELHWQADQPRYAAVDQRPRIAIIIDDMGMNVEIARQLASISQPLTFSLFPYAPHTQEVADLLHETGKQLLLHVPMEPHGYPDVDPGPGALFGTMNTQELSSLFRAELDAVPGIVGFNNHMGSRLTENRQAMEVLMSCLRDKPLFFIDSRTSAATIAYDEACQAGIPAGQRDIFLDNIRDEEHILSQLEKLIAVAQVKKSAVGIGHPYPETVAALQKLGQLSRVAQVDVVPVGALMKTTVDH; this is translated from the coding sequence GTGAATAAAGGAAGTTATCGTCCCCATCAGTTCCGCTTCTGGCTGGGTATCGGTACGGCGCTGCTTGCCATAGTGCTGCTGGTGATTTTCCTCGTGGTTGCCAGGGATCACAGCCAGCAGCCGGTTGCCGGCAAGTATCCCCGGGAAAGCTTCAGCTTGCCGACCGGCAGCCGGCAGGTCCTTGTACCTGTTGACGCCCTGATGAGGCATTACCTGCCTCAGGGACATGTTGATCGCTCGAGCGAATGGGTTTCCCGGGGTTCCCATCGCTGGCAGCTGATCCGCTGGCAGGGAGTCTACGGACCGACCGCTGATATGGATCTCTTTCTTGCTGCCTGCAGGAAGATGGTTGATCAATGGCCGGCCGGCTATGATCTGCTTTCCTATGTTGATCAGCACAAGACCTATTTCCTCCTTTTCCTGGACCGGGGAGAGCTTGTGGGCACCCTGGAGCTTCATTGGCAGGCAGATCAACCTCGTTACGCTGCTGTCGATCAGCGTCCCCGCATAGCAATTATTATCGATGATATGGGTATGAACGTTGAGATTGCCCGGCAGCTGGCCAGCATTTCACAACCCCTGACATTTTCCCTCTTTCCCTATGCTCCCCACACCCAAGAAGTTGCCGACCTGCTGCATGAAACCGGGAAGCAGCTTCTTCTCCATGTGCCCATGGAGCCCCATGGCTACCCTGATGTTGACCCCGGCCCCGGGGCTCTTTTCGGTACGATGAATACTCAGGAGCTGTCGTCCCTGTTCCGGGCCGAACTGGATGCGGTTCCCGGGATTGTCGGCTTCAATAATCATATGGGGTCGAGGTTGACGGAAAACCGGCAGGCTATGGAAGTGCTGATGAGCTGTCTGCGTGATAAACCCCTGTTTTTTATTGACAGTCGGACATCGGCCGCCACCATTGCCTATGACGAAGCCTGCCAGGCGGGCATTCCGGCCGGCCAGCGGGATATCTTCCTTGATAATATCAGGGACGAGGAGCATATCCTTTCCCAGCTTGAAAAATTGATTGCCGTTGCCCAGGTGAAAAAAAGTGCCGTCGGCATCGGTCACCCTTACCCGGAAACCGTTGCTGCCTTACAAAAGTTGGGGCAGCTCAGTCGGGTAGCGCAGGTGGATGTCGTTCCGGTTGGTGCACTGATGAAAACAACGGTAGATCACTAA
- a CDS encoding peptidoglycan DD-metalloendopeptidase family protein, which produces MFFLSFLCHFVLLFSKHFPFPCALVPTFPAGCRCRCLSFAVAVVLLVGCPELGRLAFASGPDDSTAVRLEQVKKDLQQKRREEASVRQQEESLLDELDHISRQQNHLGRELTQLRQQLEMVVTDIDRNQQQLQQVNVRLDKQRELFYQRLRSRYKRPPMAFVEVILARQESREMMHNLTYLKHLLIHDHRQMTMYSRLLEERQQVLQQLEEQRRQCAGMEEVKRQRLASLEENIAKKNKLLYKIKGEKSNVIALVKELEAAAGELERIISKQRQRQAQPGSLKDHKGRLPMPAKGVVVKFFGLERDRRFKTVTENKGIDIEAPAGSEVQAIFPGQVVFASWLKGYGNLIIIDHGDGYYSIYGHLLEFKAAVQSQIQQLDIIGSVGETDSLIGPSLYFEIRKHGQPLDPLEWVTPMGQG; this is translated from the coding sequence GTGTTTTTTCTGAGTTTTCTCTGTCATTTCGTTTTGCTGTTCAGCAAGCATTTCCCTTTTCCCTGCGCCTTAGTGCCGACTTTTCCGGCTGGTTGCCGCTGCCGATGTCTCAGCTTTGCTGTAGCGGTTGTGCTGCTGGTTGGTTGCCCGGAGCTCGGCCGGCTGGCTTTTGCTTCCGGCCCTGACGATTCTACCGCGGTACGCCTTGAGCAGGTCAAAAAAGATCTGCAGCAGAAGCGCCGGGAAGAGGCCTCCGTCAGGCAGCAGGAGGAGTCGCTGCTGGACGAGCTTGACCATATTTCCCGCCAGCAGAATCATCTGGGAAGGGAACTGACCCAGCTGCGTCAGCAACTGGAGATGGTAGTTACTGATATTGATCGCAACCAGCAACAGCTGCAGCAGGTGAATGTTCGTCTGGACAAGCAGCGGGAGCTGTTTTATCAGCGACTCAGGAGCCGATACAAAAGACCGCCCATGGCCTTCGTGGAAGTTATTCTGGCCCGTCAGGAGAGCAGGGAAATGATGCATAACCTGACCTATCTGAAACATCTTCTTATCCACGATCATCGGCAGATGACCATGTATTCCCGGCTGTTGGAGGAACGTCAGCAGGTTTTGCAGCAGTTGGAGGAACAACGGCGGCAATGTGCCGGGATGGAAGAGGTAAAACGGCAGCGTTTGGCATCTCTGGAAGAAAATATTGCTAAAAAAAATAAGCTGTTGTATAAAATTAAAGGGGAAAAAAGCAATGTTATTGCTCTGGTTAAAGAGCTGGAAGCGGCAGCTGGCGAGCTGGAGAGGATTATCAGCAAACAGCGCCAGCGGCAGGCTCAGCCGGGTTCCTTAAAGGATCATAAAGGCCGGCTGCCCATGCCCGCCAAGGGGGTTGTGGTCAAGTTTTTTGGCTTGGAACGGGACCGACGCTTCAAAACGGTAACGGAAAACAAGGGCATTGACATTGAAGCTCCGGCCGGCAGCGAGGTGCAGGCAATTTTCCCCGGTCAAGTGGTTTTTGCCAGCTGGCTGAAAGGTTATGGCAACCTGATCATTATTGATCACGGTGATGGCTATTATTCAATTTATGGTCATCTGCTGGAGTTTAAGGCTGCGGTGCAAAGCCAGATCCAGCAGCTCGATATTATTGGTTCTGTGGGTGAAACGGATTCTCTTATTGGTCCTTCACTTTATTTTGAGATCAGAAAACACGGTCAGCCCCTTGATCCTCTTGAATGGGTGACTCCCATGGGGCAGGGATAG
- a CDS encoding ABC transporter permease → MTIHYLIYLLKTAYQNIRQHLVINLVSIVTISFSLVVFGVYSFAYLNLKKNITDWQADLQITAFLQDSATRQQQQSLEDFCRHLSGVERVTYVSKQEALARFRRMLGQKDAALLAGVEENPLPASLELQLDKKLQEAGVVEALADQIAAQEGIEEVQYGQRWLRKFFSVVRLIHVFGVVVTGFLFFVTIMIVSNTIKLSFYSRQDTVDIMELVGATRFYIAIPYLLEGVFQGVIASLLALGMVYGIYRYLVYWLQSHLYFLEGVISLTFFPPFLLGGFVVLGILLGIVGFLVSFRWLKTT, encoded by the coding sequence ATGACCATCCATTATCTCATCTATCTGCTGAAAACGGCCTACCAGAATATCCGTCAACATCTGGTGATCAACCTGGTGTCCATTGTGACCATCAGTTTTTCTCTGGTTGTCTTCGGGGTTTATTCCTTTGCGTATCTGAACCTGAAAAAAAATATTACCGACTGGCAGGCCGATCTCCAGATAACGGCATTTCTGCAGGATTCGGCAACCCGTCAGCAGCAGCAGTCCCTGGAGGATTTTTGTAGACACTTGTCTGGTGTAGAGAGGGTGACCTATGTCAGCAAGCAAGAAGCTTTGGCGCGGTTTCGCCGCATGCTGGGGCAGAAGGATGCCGCCTTGCTGGCCGGGGTTGAAGAGAACCCTCTGCCTGCCTCATTGGAACTGCAACTGGATAAAAAACTGCAGGAGGCCGGGGTTGTTGAAGCGTTGGCCGACCAGATTGCCGCTCAAGAGGGGATCGAGGAAGTTCAGTATGGCCAACGGTGGTTACGCAAGTTTTTTTCCGTTGTGCGGTTGATTCATGTTTTCGGAGTTGTGGTTACCGGTTTTCTTTTTTTTGTAACGATTATGATTGTCTCCAATACGATCAAACTTTCATTCTATTCCCGCCAGGATACGGTTGATATCATGGAACTGGTTGGCGCGACTAGATTCTATATTGCCATTCCTTACCTGCTGGAGGGGGTTTTTCAAGGGGTGATTGCCTCGCTGCTTGCCCTTGGCATGGTCTACGGGATCTATCGTTATCTTGTTTATTGGTTGCAGTCCCACCTGTACTTTCTGGAAGGGGTCATCTCCCTGACCTTTTTCCCCCCCTTCCTGCTGGGTGGTTTTGTCGTACTGGGGATTCTTCTTGGCATAGTTGGCTTTCTGGTTTCTTTCAGATGGTTAAAAACAACCTGA
- a CDS encoding S41 family peptidase, which produces MAKHNRGKSLLLAVGLMVLVMVALNTLMGSSSVAREADVPYEDIKRYTDALSLVQQHYVEPVDVKKLVYGSIKGMLSDLDPHSSFMPPEMFKEMQVETHGSFGGLGIEITIRDGVLTVVSPIEDTPAFRAGIKAGDRIIKIDDELTKDMTLMEAVRKMRGPKGTEITISIMRSGLNELMDVKIIRDIIRIVSVKTKMLSDTIGYVRLTQFQERTSADMAKKIDELEEPGPLQGLVLDLRNNPGGLLNQAVQVSDYFLKDGLIVYTDGRRKEQNMKYYAHDDGTEEDYPIVVLVNGGSASASEIVSGALQDHKRAVIMGVASFGKGSVQTIIPLDDGAAIRLTTSLYYTPNGRSIQAKGIEPDITVEEGLVVKKVEKKQSIFHQLKEKDLKGHFENNGDSKVGEPSGTETQDNRQPEQPSANEPSADDEQVASQDVQLQRALELLQGWQVFKNIQQ; this is translated from the coding sequence ATGGCAAAGCACAACCGGGGAAAGTCACTGTTGTTGGCTGTCGGCTTGATGGTGCTGGTGATGGTGGCACTGAACACCTTGATGGGTAGTTCATCGGTGGCCAGGGAGGCGGATGTCCCCTATGAAGATATCAAGCGCTATACCGATGCCCTGTCCCTGGTGCAACAGCACTATGTGGAACCGGTGGATGTCAAAAAACTGGTGTACGGCTCCATCAAGGGGATGCTCAGCGACCTGGATCCTCACTCATCCTTTATGCCGCCGGAAATGTTCAAGGAGATGCAGGTGGAAACCCATGGCAGCTTTGGCGGCCTGGGGATAGAAATAACCATCAGGGACGGGGTGTTGACCGTCGTTTCCCCGATTGAGGATACCCCTGCTTTTCGGGCTGGGATTAAAGCCGGTGACCGGATCATCAAAATAGATGATGAATTGACCAAGGATATGACCCTCATGGAAGCGGTCAGAAAGATGAGGGGGCCAAAAGGAACCGAAATAACGATTTCCATTATGCGTTCCGGCCTTAACGAATTGATGGATGTAAAGATCATCCGGGATATCATCAGGATTGTCAGCGTTAAGACGAAAATGCTGTCTGACACTATCGGTTATGTCCGCCTTACCCAGTTCCAGGAGCGGACCTCCGCTGATATGGCCAAAAAGATCGATGAACTGGAGGAGCCGGGCCCCCTTCAGGGGTTGGTTCTCGACCTGCGTAATAATCCCGGTGGGTTGCTGAATCAGGCAGTGCAGGTGTCCGACTATTTTCTCAAAGATGGTTTGATCGTCTACACTGATGGCCGCCGCAAAGAGCAGAACATGAAATATTATGCCCATGACGATGGGACGGAAGAGGACTATCCTATTGTGGTGCTGGTCAACGGCGGCAGTGCCAGTGCTTCGGAAATTGTCTCAGGTGCTCTTCAGGACCATAAACGGGCAGTGATCATGGGGGTTGCCAGTTTCGGCAAGGGGTCGGTGCAGACGATTATTCCCTTGGATGATGGTGCGGCAATCAGATTGACCACCTCTTTGTATTACACCCCGAACGGCAGATCTATCCAGGCAAAAGGTATCGAACCGGATATTACCGTTGAAGAGGGGCTGGTGGTGAAGAAGGTGGAAAAGAAACAGTCAATTTTCCACCAGCTTAAAGAGAAGGATCTGAAAGGCCATTTTGAGAATAACGGTGATTCTAAGGTTGGTGAACCATCCGGGACGGAGACCCAGGATAACCGCCAGCCGGAACAGCCTTCTGCCAATGAGCCTTCAGCTGACGATGAGCAGGTGGCATCCCAGGATGTTCAGCTGCAGCGGGCACTGGAGCTGCTTCAGGGATGGCAGGTATTTAAAAACATTCAGCAATAG
- the ftsE gene encoding cell division ATP-binding protein FtsE, translating into MIRVFHLYKNYLPTVMVLQDVSFTVAPGEFVFLTGPSGAGKSTLLRLLFAAERPKSGQILIGGQNITSFSRRQIARVRRSIGVVFQDFKLIPYRTVFDNVSLVLEIHGLPRNEIKKRVWKVLKLVGIEQKLYRYPLELSGGEQQRVAIARALVNDPPIILADEPTGNLDFEITTEIMNIFNYVNSQGTTVVVATHNRMLMQKFKRKVFSLHKGGLQEFVWPAEEQ; encoded by the coding sequence ATGATCAGGGTCTTTCATCTCTATAAAAATTATCTGCCAACGGTGATGGTATTGCAGGATGTCTCCTTTACCGTTGCGCCTGGTGAATTTGTTTTTCTGACCGGCCCCAGCGGGGCCGGGAAGTCAACCCTCCTGCGTCTCCTGTTCGCGGCTGAACGGCCAAAATCGGGGCAGATTCTCATTGGCGGGCAAAATATTACCAGTTTTTCCCGCCGACAGATTGCCCGGGTGCGCCGTTCCATCGGGGTGGTGTTTCAGGATTTCAAGCTGATTCCCTACCGGACCGTCTTTGACAATGTCTCGCTGGTGCTGGAGATTCATGGGTTACCCCGCAATGAGATCAAAAAACGGGTCTGGAAAGTACTCAAGCTGGTGGGTATCGAGCAGAAACTCTATCGCTACCCCCTTGAACTGTCCGGCGGTGAGCAGCAGCGGGTAGCCATCGCCCGGGCGCTGGTGAATGACCCTCCTATTATTCTGGCCGACGAGCCGACCGGCAATCTTGATTTTGAAATAACCACGGAAATTATGAATATTTTTAACTATGTCAACTCCCAGGGGACGACGGTTGTGGTGGCAACCCATAACCGCATGCTGATGCAGAAGTTTAAGCGGAAGGTGTTTTCCCTGCACAAGGGGGGCCTGCAGGAGTTTGTCTGGCCTGCTGAAGAACAATGA
- a CDS encoding Na/Pi cotransporter family protein, translating into MIQSMLFPFMGGLGLFLYGMKIMSEGLQKAAGDRLRKVLEKLTTNRFMAFMVGVGVTAVVQSSSATTVMVVGFVNAGLMNLLQAIGVILGANIGTTVTAQMIAFKVQHYALPAIGLGVGLKFFASSRRWQYYGEILIGFGMLFYGLTIMKGGLTELKHHPVFEQAFITFGHTPLLAVLAGALLTMVLQSSSATVGITMALAVSGALTFKGGVALILGENIGTTITALLASIGTNVTAKRAARAHMIFNVLGVCYMLVLFPLFLRLVNYLTPGDPDLVIRTADQALRYGMAIGEKPLISRHLANAHTIFNVVNCLIFLPLLGVLAKVSTMMVPSHDEEEHEYHLRYLDNRVLDTPSLALSQARQETVRMVEIARKMLRQTMECFRQYSPALVEKVYRKENTLDMLQKEITDFLVAMSPQSLTREFSQEVTSIMYMVNNLERIGDHSENLIKLVERRRDGKVIFSDQAVEEIEVLAQKTMEFLDLATAGIAKGDKTIMAEAKRLEGMINSLEDRYRNGHIIRLNEGSCSVDAGLIFIDILTNFEKIGDHCYNLAESVAGLK; encoded by the coding sequence ATGATTCAATCAATGCTTTTTCCTTTTATGGGTGGTTTGGGTCTTTTCCTTTATGGCATGAAAATCATGTCGGAGGGCTTGCAGAAGGCGGCCGGTGACCGGCTGCGAAAGGTACTGGAAAAACTAACTACCAACCGGTTTATGGCCTTCATGGTGGGCGTCGGCGTAACCGCTGTTGTCCAGAGCAGCAGTGCCACCACGGTGATGGTGGTGGGCTTTGTCAATGCCGGCCTGATGAACCTGCTCCAGGCCATCGGCGTGATTCTGGGGGCCAATATCGGGACGACGGTTACCGCCCAGATGATTGCCTTTAAAGTACAACATTATGCCCTGCCAGCCATTGGCTTGGGGGTAGGGTTGAAATTTTTTGCTTCCAGCCGACGGTGGCAGTATTACGGTGAAATCCTGATTGGTTTCGGAATGCTTTTTTACGGTCTTACGATCATGAAAGGCGGATTGACGGAGCTCAAACATCATCCAGTCTTTGAACAGGCTTTTATTACCTTTGGCCACACCCCTTTGCTGGCTGTTCTCGCGGGTGCCCTACTGACTATGGTTCTGCAGAGCAGCAGTGCCACCGTTGGCATCACCATGGCCCTGGCGGTCAGTGGGGCGTTGACCTTCAAGGGCGGGGTAGCCTTGATTCTCGGGGAGAATATCGGCACCACCATAACGGCATTGCTGGCCAGTATCGGCACCAATGTGACAGCCAAAAGGGCAGCGCGGGCTCATATGATTTTCAATGTTCTTGGAGTCTGTTACATGCTTGTGCTGTTTCCCCTGTTTCTCAGATTGGTTAATTATCTTACCCCGGGAGATCCGGATCTGGTGATCAGGACGGCCGATCAGGCCCTGCGCTATGGTATGGCGATCGGTGAAAAACCCCTGATATCCCGCCATTTGGCCAATGCCCATACGATTTTCAATGTGGTTAACTGCCTTATTTTTCTGCCATTGCTGGGAGTGCTGGCCAAAGTCAGTACCATGATGGTCCCCAGTCATGACGAAGAGGAGCATGAATATCATCTGCGCTACCTTGATAACCGGGTTTTGGATACTCCTTCGCTTGCCCTTTCCCAGGCGCGGCAGGAAACCGTCAGAATGGTGGAGATCGCCCGTAAAATGCTCCGGCAGACGATGGAATGTTTTCGTCAGTACTCGCCGGCTCTGGTGGAAAAAGTCTATCGCAAGGAAAACACCCTTGATATGCTCCAAAAGGAGATCACTGATTTCCTGGTGGCCATGAGCCCCCAGTCGCTGACCCGTGAATTTTCTCAAGAGGTTACCTCGATCATGTATATGGTCAACAACCTGGAGCGGATTGGTGATCATTCGGAAAACCTTATCAAACTGGTGGAGCGGCGACGGGATGGCAAGGTGATTTTCAGCGATCAGGCGGTGGAAGAAATTGAGGTCCTGGCCCAGAAAACAATGGAATTTCTCGACCTGGCCACTGCCGGAATAGCCAAAGGGGATAAAACTATTATGGCCGAGGCCAAGCGCTTGGAGGGTATGATCAACTCTCTGGAAGACCGCTACCGCAATGGTCATATCATTCGTCTGAATGAAGGTTCCTGTTCGGTGGACGCCGGGCTTATTTTTATTGACATCTTAACCAATTTTGAGAAAATCGGTGACCATTGTTATAACCTGGCTGAATCGGTTGCCGGTCTGAAATGA
- a CDS encoding Ppx/GppA family phosphatase, with product MAAIDAGTNTFRLLIADRQKGIRQPLCKEQSIPRLGRDYIPEQGLAPISMERALMVMKRFAALMESYQPERMRAVATSVVREAKNSRQFVDRVAAETGIVLEIISGRQEAMLTAGGVLHALPVAGQPLLIFDIGGGSTEFTLVAADGRVQCATSFPFGVVKLTEQFLAEPVQKDLAQQQVAKEVDRCLEAVVEALRDSGNLPLPPATILTGTAGTMTSLAAIDQQLEKYRPELINGYQMSFARLQVLNDNLWQLDAPQRRRVPGLEAGRADVILAGGIIALRVMDRLGFDRVMISDDGLLEGVALSLFNH from the coding sequence GTGGCGGCTATTGATGCTGGCACGAACACCTTTCGCCTGCTGATTGCCGACCGGCAAAAGGGGATACGACAGCCGCTTTGCAAGGAGCAGAGTATCCCCCGGCTGGGGCGTGATTACATCCCGGAACAGGGGTTGGCTCCGATATCGATGGAACGTGCTCTGATGGTGATGAAGCGCTTTGCAGCCTTGATGGAGAGCTATCAGCCGGAACGGATGCGGGCCGTGGCCACCAGTGTTGTCCGGGAAGCAAAAAATTCCCGCCAGTTTGTTGACCGGGTAGCTGCTGAAACCGGCATTGTCTTGGAGATTATCAGCGGCCGCCAGGAGGCGATGTTGACCGCCGGAGGGGTACTGCATGCCCTGCCAGTGGCTGGGCAGCCCCTGTTAATTTTTGATATCGGCGGCGGCAGCACCGAATTTACGTTGGTAGCGGCTGACGGCAGGGTGCAATGTGCCACCAGTTTTCCCTTCGGGGTGGTAAAGCTGACCGAACAATTTCTGGCAGAGCCTGTTCAGAAAGATTTGGCGCAGCAACAGGTAGCCAAGGAAGTTGACCGGTGTCTGGAAGCGGTGGTTGAAGCTTTGCGGGATTCCGGCAACCTACCTTTGCCGCCGGCGACCATCTTGACGGGAACTGCGGGAACAATGACCAGTCTGGCGGCTATCGATCAGCAGCTTGAAAAGTATCGTCCGGAGTTGATCAATGGTTACCAGATGTCGTTCGCTCGCCTTCAGGTGCTTAATGACAACCTCTGGCAGCTGGATGCACCGCAGCGGCGCCGGGTTCCCGGACTGGAAGCCGGCCGAGCAGATGTCATCCTGGCTGGTGGCATCATTGCTTTGAGGGTGATGGACCGGCTGGGCTTTGATCGGGTGATGATCAGTGATGATGGTCTGCTGGAAGGTGTTGCCCTTTCTCTGTTCAATCATTGA